Proteins from one Mesorhizobium sp. M9A.F.Ca.ET.002.03.1.2 genomic window:
- a CDS encoding DUF3329 domain-containing protein — MKDSEHPFFRPLWRRVAIVAVCLAWAVVEFATGAPFWGTIALGFAGYAVWQFFYLYKPVDESKPPVEPKE; from the coding sequence ATGAAGGACTCCGAGCATCCGTTCTTCCGGCCTCTGTGGCGGCGCGTTGCCATCGTCGCGGTCTGCCTGGCCTGGGCCGTGGTCGAGTTTGCCACCGGCGCGCCGTTCTGGGGCACGATCGCACTCGGTTTCGCCGGTTATGCCGTCTGGCAGTTCTTCTATCTCTATAAGCCGGTGGACGAGAGCAAGCCTCCGGTCGAGCCAAAGGAATAA
- the iolE gene encoding myo-inosose-2 dehydratase: MKAKLGMSPIAWWNDDLAELSDDVSLEECLAQSRSAGFIGMEMGRRFPNDPKIMLPILKEADVTLCGGWFSGTLVDEEMAKNKDRIQPMIDLFKAVNAPCIVYGEVGRSIQGDRSKPLATKPRLSDDEMKAYARRLTQFGEWCAEQGMPLSYHHHMAAVVETEPELDAFMRYSGAGIPLLLDAGHLAFAGGDVLRAIDNHHKRINHVHVKDVRMEVIEKLDRQKQSFLDAVALGAFTVPGDGSLDFGAIVERLANYGYEGWFVVEAEQDPRKNPPLKMAQVGYKELMRVMTVAGYTVETQGFPNA, from the coding sequence TTGAAAGCCAAATTGGGCATGTCCCCCATTGCATGGTGGAACGACGATCTTGCGGAACTGAGCGATGACGTGTCGCTGGAGGAATGCTTGGCGCAATCGCGTTCGGCTGGCTTCATCGGCATGGAAATGGGCCGCCGCTTTCCCAATGATCCGAAAATCATGCTGCCGATCCTGAAAGAGGCCGACGTCACGCTTTGCGGTGGCTGGTTCTCCGGTACGCTGGTCGACGAAGAGATGGCGAAGAACAAGGATCGCATCCAGCCGATGATCGATCTGTTCAAGGCGGTGAACGCGCCTTGCATCGTCTATGGCGAGGTCGGCCGCTCCATCCAGGGCGATCGCTCGAAGCCGCTCGCCACCAAGCCCAGGCTTTCGGACGACGAGATGAAAGCCTATGCGAGGCGCCTCACGCAGTTCGGCGAATGGTGCGCCGAGCAAGGCATGCCGCTCTCCTATCACCATCACATGGCTGCGGTCGTCGAGACCGAGCCCGAACTCGATGCATTCATGCGCTACTCGGGAGCAGGCATTCCGCTGCTGCTCGATGCAGGCCACCTGGCTTTTGCCGGTGGTGACGTGCTGCGCGCCATCGACAATCATCACAAGCGCATCAACCACGTGCATGTGAAGGACGTGCGCATGGAGGTGATCGAGAAACTCGACCGCCAGAAGCAATCCTTCCTCGATGCCGTGGCGCTCGGCGCCTTCACCGTGCCGGGAGATGGCTCGCTGGATTTTGGCGCCATTGTGGAAAGGCTGGCGAACTATGGCTATGAAGGCTGGTTCGTGGTCGAGGCCGAGCAGGACCCTAGAAAGAATCCGCCACTCAAGATGGCGCAAGTCGGCTACAAGGAGTTGATGCGGGTGATGACGGTCGCCGGCTACACGGTTGAGACACAGGGCTTCCCCAATGCTTGA